A stretch of Cicer arietinum cultivar CDC Frontier isolate Library 1 chromosome 5, Cicar.CDCFrontier_v2.0, whole genome shotgun sequence DNA encodes these proteins:
- the LOC140920374 gene encoding uncharacterized protein: MSVSNDKIPTNLPILDSKNYDKWHKQMKVLFGYQDVLDMITDDITLLGKEAIAVQQAKFKEDKKKDYKDLFLIHSCVDSNNFEKVGDCDSAKTAWGILEKAYAGADKAKVVRLQTHKRQFELLQMEDKKTTNDYVTRVTRLGNQMKSCGEAVSEQNFVSKVLCSLTPRFDNIAVAIEELKDLKTMTKDELQSSLEAHEQRMDERGNDKAKEEVALQARFNEKNKKSKGKWPSRGKKNFQNFDEEESQNSRKGEGSSKGGGQDNYKPFDKSTKKCYNCQKLGHFARECRAKPRENYADEAKVARQDVDYDNTVLVMIT; this comes from the coding sequence ATGTCCGTTTCCAATGACAAAATCCCTACCAACCTTCCGATTCTTGATTCGAAGAATTATGacaaatggcacaaacaaaTGAAAGTTTTGTTTGGATATCAAGATGTTCTTGATATGATTACCGATGACATTACTCTTCTTGGTAAAGAGGCTATAGCAGTCCAACAAGCGAAATTCAAGGAAGATAAGAAGAAGGACTACAAGGACCTTTTCTTGATCCATTCTTGCGTCGATAGTAACAACTTCGAAAAAGTTGGCGATTGCGACTCGGCGAAGACAGCTTGGGGTATTCTTGAGAAAGCTTATGCTGGTGCGGATAAGGCGAAGGTGGTGAGGTTACAAACTCATAAGCGGCAGTTTGAGTTACTTCAAATGGAAGACAAGAAAACGACTAACGATTACGTGACGCGTGTGACACGCTTGGGGAATCAAATGAAGTCGTGTGGTGAAGCCGTTTCCGAACAGAATTTTGTGTCGAAGGTATTGTGTTCTTTAACACCAAGATTCGATAATATTGCGGTGGCGATTGAGGAATTGAAGGATCTCAAGACGATGACGAAAGATGAACTTCAAAGTTCATTGGAAGCTCATGAACAAAGGATGGACGAAAGAGGAAACGATAAAGCCAAAGAGGAAGTTGCTTTGCAAGCCCGTTTCAACGAGAAGAATAAGAAATCGAAAGGGAAATGGCCTTCTAGAGGAAAGAAAAATTTCCAGAATTTTGATGAAGAAGAGTCACAAAATTCAAGGAAAGGTGAGGGCAGTTCCAAAGGTGGTGGTCAAGACAACTACAAGCCGTTCGACAAAAGCACCAAGAAGTGTTACAATTGTCAAAAGCTTGGGCATTTCGCAAGAGAGTGTAGAGCGAAACCAAGGGAGAATTATGCGGATGAGGCTAAGGTTGCTAGGCAAGACGTGGATTATGATAACACGGTTCTTGTAATGATCACGTAA
- the LOC101500322 gene encoding F-box/LRR-repeat protein 25-like, giving the protein MKRGLPLLHNNHAENNIDLLSDLPDCVLLHILSFLTTKDALQTCILSKRWNHLWKHLPTLTIHSSHFKYVKVFNKFVSRILSLRDNSTALHALDFHHYGIVEIRLLKRIIKYAVSHNVQRLRVTLMFKSNIKPFLPSFFSCQTLTSVNVSLDPLPNHMRPLFPNYLYLPVLTTLSLRSFAFCVGDDGRVEPFSALKRLDSLSIKWCEVLDAQNLCISSMALVNLTIVMYGYDPDTFFGIELFAPSLFKFDFRGIPFQRLCLRNNGLSSIKHANIDVVSVLKSMVTKNKECLLNSVKTSCVLHNWLIELANVESLTVSLTTLEVLSLNPDLLKVEFSSLYNLKSLKVKADPSFITDGVVNFLIQNSPAAEIDIILDSD; this is encoded by the exons ATGAAGAGAGGACTACCGCTTTTACATAACAATCATGCTGAAAACAACATAGACCTGCTTAGTGATTTACCCGATTGCGTTTTACTTCACATATTATCCTTTTTGACCACCAAAGACGCACTTCAAACTTGCATACTCTCCAAAAGATGGAACCATCTCTGGAAACATCTTCCCACCCTAACAATACACTCCTCACACTTTAAGTATGTAAAGGTTTTCAACAAATTTGTCTCTCGAATTTTGTCTCTTCGCGATAACTCCACCGCACTCCACGCACTCGATTTTCATCACTATGGAATCGTAGAGATTCGTCTACTcaaaagaattataaaatatgCAGTTTCACACAATGTCCAACGATTACGTGTCACTTTGATGTTCAAATCCAATATTAAACCCTTTCTACCGTCTTTTTTTTCATGTCAAACTTTAACGTCCGTTAACGTTTCTCTTGATCCTCTTCCGAATCATATGAGACCATTATTTcctaattatttgtatttgccCGTATTAACCACCTTGTCTCTACGGTCCTTTGCCTTTTGTGTTGGCGATGATGGTCGCGTTGAGCCCTTTTCAGCGCTAAAAAGGTTGGATAGTTTGAGCATTAAGTGGTGTGAAgttttggatgcacaaaatcTTTGCATATCAAGTATGGCACTTGTCAATTTGACTATAGTAATGTATGGTTATGATCCTGATACCTTTTTTGGAATCGAACTATTTGCACCAAgtctttttaaatttgattttagaggTATTCCTTTTCAAAGACTCTGTCTACGCAACAACGGTCTCTCTTCTATCAAACATGCAAATATTGATGTAGTAAGTGTGTTGAAGTCTAtggtaacaaaaaataaagaatgttTGTTGAATTCTGTGAAGACTTCATGTGTTCTACACAATTGGCTGATTGAGCTTGCTAATGTTGAATCATTGACAGTTTCTTTAACTACTCTTGAG GTTCTCTCCTTAAATCCTGATTTATTGAAGGTtgaattttcttctttatatAACTTGAAGTCACTAAAAGTAAAAGCAGACCCGTCGTTTATAACTGATGGAGTAGTCAACTTTTTGATTCAAAATTCACCAGCAGCAGAAATTGACATCATACTAGACAGTGATTAA
- the LOC140920373 gene encoding uncharacterized protein has product MDNNCDKRKLLDNNYCSAEKSAITHSEKSAMVTVRDGAQGTNEWYLESGCSTHMTGRKDWFVKINQAMRSRVKFADDTTLAADGIGDVLIMRRDGGHSLIKDVLYIPGIKCNLLSIGQLLERNYMIQMENKVLRVLDQNGVLILKAPMAANRTFKIESKIMEHRCLTTAASRDEWLWHYRLGHLNFRDLNTLQKYEMVTGLPSINIPAEIYEECIQGKQHKNSFSKDAGHRTKHQLEVVYSDVMLKGKNLPKELWGEAVATAAYVLNMCPTKKLEKVTPEEVWSGFKPNLSHLRVFGSVAFQHIPGQLQKKLDDKSEMMLLVGYHPTGGYKLFDVSSNCESYISKFKEELTREFEMTDLGTMKYFLGIEFQKTKLGLLMHQKRNPMEILKRCDMEHCNAATTPAEARLQLSKSEDEQDVDPTQYRRLIGSLRYLCNMRPDLAFSVGIASRFMERPKVSHLAAVKRILRCVKGTLGCGILFPANDMGKSCELLGYTDSNWCGDKDDRKSTAGYVFMFGGAPISWCSKKEPVVALSSCEAEYIIASLCACQAVWLVNLLRELDSNTR; this is encoded by the exons ATGGACAACAACTGTGACAAGAGGAAGTTGCTGGACAACAACTATTGCAGTGCAGAAAAATCTGCAATAACGCATTCGGAGAAAAGCGCAATGGTAACAGTTCGAGATGGAGCCCAAGGGACAAATGAGTGGTACTTGGAATCAGGTTGTTCGACACATATGACGGGAAGAAAGGATTGGTTCGTGAAGATCAATCAAGCCATGCGAAGTAGAGTGAAATTCGCGGATGACACGACATTAGCGGCCGACGGTATCGGTGATGTTTTGATCATGAGAAGGGATGGTGGTCATTCCTTGATCAAAGATGTGTTGTACATTCCAGGAATCAAGTGTAATCTCTTGAGTATTGGCCAATTGCTTGAGAGGAATTACATGATTCAGATGGAAAACAAGGTTTTGCGCGTTTTGGACCAAAACGGGGTTTTGATCCTTAAGGCTCCTATGGCTGCCAATAGGACTTTCAAGATTGAATCGAAAATCATGGAGCATAGGTGCTTAACTACAGCGGCAAGTCGTGATGAATGGTTGTGGCACTACCGTCTTGGACACTTGAATTTTCGAGATCTCAACACGTTGCAAAAGTATGAGATGGTGACCGGACTTCCTAGTATCAATATTCCAGCTGAGATATATGAAGAGTGTATACAAGGGAAGCAACACAAGAATAGTTTCAGCAAAGATGCAGGTCATAGGACTAAACATCAGCTTGAGGTGGTGTATTCCGATGT CATGTTGAAAGGGAAGAATTTGCCGAAAGAGCTTTGGGGAGAAGCTGTTGCTACAGCAGCCTATGTGTTGAATATGTGTCCTACAAAGAAGCTGGAAAAGGTGACTCCAGAAGAGGTATGGTCTGGATTCAAACCGAATTTGAGTCATTTGCGCGTTTTCGGTTCGGTAGCATTTCAACATATTCCGGGACAGCTTCAAAAGAAGCTTGATGACAAGAGTGAAATGATGTTGCTTGTCGGATATCATCCTACCGGAGGCTACAAGTTGTTTGATGTGAGTAGCAA CTGTGAAAGTTACATTTCAAAGTTCAAAGAAGAGCTTACGAGGGAGTTTGAAATGACTGATCTTGGCACAATGAAATACTTCTTAGGCATAGAATTCCAAAAGACAAAATTGGGGCTGCTCATGCATCAAAAGAGGAATCCAATGGAGATCTTGAAGAGGTGTGATATGGAACATTGCAATGCTGCCACAACACCAGCCGAGGCACGTTTACAGTTGTCCAAGAGTGAAGATGAGCAAGATGTGGATCCTACTCAATACCGGAGATTGATAGGATCATTGCGTTACTTGTGCAATATGCGGCCAGATTTAGCGTTTAGTGTCGGTATTGCAAGTAGGTTCATGGAGAGGCCGAAGGTATCACATTTGGCAGCAGTTAAGAGGATACTTAGATGTGTGAAAGGTACTCTTGGCTGTGGAATTTTATTTCCTGCTAACGACATGGGCAAAAGTTGCGAATTACTCGGATACACCGACTCCAATTGGTGCGGAGATAAGGATGATCGGAAATCCACGGCCGGTTATGTCTTTATGTTCGGAGGGGCACCAATCTCTTGGTGTTCTAAAAAGGAGCCGGTGGTTGCTCTCTCTTCCTGCGAGGCGGAGTATATCATAGCTTCGTTATGTGCATGCCAAGCTGTGTGGCTAGTGAACCTGCTGCGTGAGCTGGACAGCAACACGAGATGA